TCAATTTTATTCAACTCCTTGTTGACGGTGATGAGTAAGCCCATACCCGCCGAATCTATAAAAGGCACGTCCCTGAGATCCAGGATTATGCTTTTTGTTTTTTCATGAATGAATTTGAATAATACTTCTCTTACTTCTTTGCTGCTGAAATAATCCAGTTCGCCTTTCAGTATTACTATTTTATGATTTCTTGAATCCCGGTGACTTATTTCCATAATTTTCGGCCATTTTGTATAATTAAATTGTGCTCTATCTGAAATAGATAGAAGGGATTGAATGGACCCAATCAATGCCAGTTTGAAACATCGAACCGGAAATTTCAATATAAAAAAAAGGTGGACAGGACTCTATAGATATACTTTTATTCAATATATACATAATACTGCACATAGGGCGGGTGTGAACCATGATTGAAGTCATCGATAAGGGTGGCAAGCTGTTCCTGATCAAAATCGTGGTACGGCAAGTCTACACGCAGGATATTCCCAATCTTAAAGAATTGCTTCTGGAAGCAATAAGTGATTATGGAATAAAGAAGCTTGTTATCGATCTCAGCGATGTATACATGATAACAAGTTCGGGATTAGGCGTTTTTTATTATGTCAACAAGAGCCTGGAGTCACAGCTTCGTCTTGCCTCGGTCAATCCGGAAGTGAAGAAAGTTCTGGAAATGACCAAGATTATTTCTATTGTCACGATCTGTTCCACCGTTGATGAAGCCATTGCGTCCTTCAATTAACCGGTAAGATCTTTCAGCCTTTCATATAAAGAGACGTAATCCCGCCGAGAGGACGATATAGACCGTGGGTTGTGAGTTGTTGACAGCGGGTAATGGGGGGCGGTCGAGTCCATTTTTTTACTTGAAATATCCGTACCCCAAAATTATATTTAAATTGAGTTATGGCTCATTGTAAGGGGAGCCTGTCCGAATAAAGTATAATAAGGAGGGGATTATGGAAATAACCAACATCAGCGGTC
The sequence above is drawn from the Spirochaetota bacterium genome and encodes:
- a CDS encoding STAS domain-containing protein — protein: MIEVIDKGGKLFLIKIVVRQVYTQDIPNLKELLLEAISDYGIKKLVIDLSDVYMITSSGLGVFYYVNKSLESQLRLASVNPEVKKVLEMTKIISIVTICSTVDEAIASFN
- a CDS encoding STAS domain-containing protein, with the translated sequence MEISHRDSRNHKIVILKGELDYFSSKEVREVLFKFIHEKTKSIILDLRDVPFIDSAGMGLLITVNKELNKIDGKIGLLSPSKDVLDLMILATLDKLIQIYDNEDDIK